From a region of the uncultured Desulfatiglans sp. genome:
- a CDS encoding hypothetical protein (Evidence 5 : Unknown function), translating into MSVASNDVRTKGNDRRRRFCEGWRLFGIGPIKEGDGEDGHCTGWGPKSDEESLPSFLSGIGTGLLPDRDFFLK; encoded by the coding sequence TTGAGCGTTGCCTCGAATGATGTCCGCACGAAGGGAAACGACCGGCGGCGGAGATTTTGTGAAGGATGGAGACTTTTCGGTATTGGCCCAATAAAAGAGGGCGACGGCGAAGACGGCCATTGCACTGGCTGGGGCCCAAAATCGGATGAAGAGAGTCTTCCGTCTTTTCTGAGTGGGATCGGGACGGGTCTGTTGCCGGATCGGGATTTCTTCCTCAAATAG
- a CDS encoding hypothetical protein (Evidence 5 : Unknown function), producing the protein MKIDLAAYFSKVSQTTQGGGKECEKAERDFSKILESVLGNPVCRGHAAPATVEMKGCSKVEGVEPVPIERSSRLAWYLEDVLDVVENYAQTLADPACSLESIAPYINRMALEQEKIWSLMNGLAAEDGLREVAREVLVTLSAEMSRFERGDYV; encoded by the coding sequence ATGAAAATCGATCTTGCAGCATATTTTTCAAAGGTTTCCCAGACGACTCAAGGTGGGGGAAAGGAATGTGAGAAAGCTGAAAGGGATTTCAGCAAGATCCTCGAGTCCGTTTTGGGAAATCCGGTCTGTAGGGGGCATGCTGCGCCGGCGACCGTTGAAATGAAGGGCTGCTCCAAAGTAGAAGGGGTTGAACCGGTGCCGATAGAGCGATCCTCACGGCTTGCGTGGTATCTTGAAGATGTACTGGATGTAGTCGAAAATTATGCTCAAACATTGGCTGATCCAGCGTGCAGCCTCGAAAGCATAGCACCCTATATCAATCGGATGGCTCTGGAGCAGGAGAAGATCTGGTCGCTTATGAACGGGCTCGCTGCAGAAGATGGGCTGCGCGAGGTCGCTCGAGAGGTGCTGGTGACCTTGTCGGCCGAAATGAGTCGTTTTGAACGGGGTGATTACGTCTGA
- a CDS encoding hypothetical protein (Evidence 5 : Unknown function), protein MKTGDPCVTVITPTHNRPDYLAETIRSVVGQTMCDWEMIIINDGGVDVADVVADFHDPRLIYRNEPVNQGKAACLNLALGMARGCYVAYIDDDDIWYSNHLDILSRTLDENPEIGAVYSDLYAVIFIRDPENGRRYPVHKSIQISRDFNRDFMFYFNHTLHVSLMHRRELAHRVGGYDPDITVLIDWNMTRKLCFVTDFKYVPVVTGEYYMPMGKSDRISNLERQDPERFKHNLRKIRADMPPEPWPRVDKVTVILPVQGWDSSAVEIMTALTDRLCYPVNFLFVNIEDGRSEADCREPLGKISQLKNVEILTPPQPLTPLEAYRYGAERTNARYVYLASMAFDPTVEMRLLKAMAFLRSKSVAGVKWAVPGERDSGFDILVERRLFLERSDLNDDSACVDVQLISLVPPPSLHFDVLLSQAKTSLKEGDFPLAYRCLVQATAIRQGAGGAQFVVDMFAKVCFEMGKFEEAEEKCRALIQRGYGADNWIRLGKILQATGRFHEALEAYQRGLDAIGLPDNALQRPVFPVTMHQECGAFVGMLGAAECLLELDDLVGAARFFRKAAKVKADSHRTLLGFGALFLKAGDLAQAWQALSLAAKKNEDDPKISHLLGCVCEAREELNSAFDYFKKAFGQDKAGEENLLDLCRIGLRLGQWPVLESALEEFLEHRPGSAAGLRRLAEVKAIRGREEEARACLDKAALMDNHAVFAEAKG, encoded by the coding sequence ATGAAGACAGGAGACCCGTGTGTGACCGTCATTACGCCGACACATAATCGCCCCGATTACTTGGCGGAGACGATTCGAAGTGTGGTGGGCCAGACAATGTGTGACTGGGAGATGATTATCATCAATGACGGCGGTGTGGATGTAGCAGATGTGGTTGCTGATTTCCATGATCCGCGCCTTATCTATCGCAATGAGCCTGTCAATCAGGGAAAGGCGGCATGTCTGAATCTAGCGCTTGGAATGGCGCGGGGGTGCTACGTTGCTTATATAGATGACGACGATATCTGGTATTCGAATCATCTCGACATCCTTTCCCGGACTTTGGATGAGAACCCTGAAATCGGTGCAGTATACTCCGACCTCTATGCGGTCATATTCATCAGGGACCCTGAAAACGGCCGAAGGTATCCAGTCCATAAGAGCATACAGATCTCGCGGGATTTCAACCGCGATTTCATGTTCTATTTCAATCACACCCTTCATGTAAGCTTGATGCATCGCAGGGAATTGGCGCACAGGGTCGGCGGCTACGATCCGGATATCACCGTTCTGATCGACTGGAACATGACGAGGAAACTCTGTTTTGTAACGGATTTTAAATACGTTCCGGTGGTGACGGGCGAGTACTACATGCCGATGGGTAAATCGGATCGGATCTCCAATCTCGAGCGGCAGGATCCGGAACGGTTTAAACACAATCTGCGCAAGATTCGGGCCGATATGCCTCCCGAGCCGTGGCCGAGGGTTGATAAAGTGACGGTGATCTTGCCGGTTCAAGGTTGGGATTCAAGCGCTGTTGAAATTATGACTGCCTTGACAGATCGTCTTTGTTATCCGGTGAACTTCTTGTTCGTGAACATTGAGGATGGCCGTTCCGAGGCGGACTGCAGGGAGCCGTTGGGCAAGATATCACAGTTGAAAAATGTGGAAATTCTGACGCCCCCACAACCTCTGACACCTCTGGAAGCTTATCGATATGGTGCCGAGAGGACCAATGCCCGCTATGTTTATCTGGCGAGCATGGCTTTCGATCCGACCGTGGAAATGCGTTTGCTCAAAGCCATGGCGTTCCTGCGCAGCAAATCCGTTGCCGGTGTGAAGTGGGCTGTGCCCGGAGAAAGGGACTCCGGTTTTGATATTCTGGTCGAACGAAGGCTGTTTTTGGAACGTTCGGATCTCAACGATGATTCGGCCTGTGTGGATGTGCAACTCATTTCGCTAGTGCCACCCCCGAGCCTTCATTTTGATGTTCTCTTGTCACAGGCCAAAACAAGCTTGAAGGAAGGTGATTTTCCTTTGGCCTATAGATGTCTTGTTCAGGCGACAGCTATCCGGCAAGGAGCCGGGGGGGCGCAGTTTGTGGTGGACATGTTTGCCAAGGTGTGCTTTGAGATGGGAAAATTCGAGGAGGCGGAGGAAAAATGCCGTGCCCTTATCCAACGCGGCTATGGAGCCGATAACTGGATTCGCTTGGGAAAGATCCTGCAGGCAACCGGTCGCTTCCACGAGGCGCTGGAGGCCTATCAGCGAGGCCTCGATGCCATCGGTCTCCCGGATAATGCTTTGCAGCGTCCCGTTTTTCCGGTGACGATGCATCAGGAATGCGGTGCCTTCGTCGGTATGCTGGGGGCTGCGGAATGTCTCCTGGAACTGGACGACCTGGTCGGGGCGGCCCGGTTTTTTCGCAAGGCTGCCAAAGTCAAGGCTGACAGTCATAGAACACTCCTCGGCTTTGGTGCCCTTTTCCTGAAGGCCGGTGACCTGGCCCAGGCCTGGCAGGCTCTTTCGCTGGCGGCGAAGAAGAATGAAGATGATCCGAAGATCAGCCATCTGCTCGGATGCGTCTGCGAAGCACGCGAGGAATTGAACTCTGCCTTCGATTATTTCAAGAAGGCATTCGGACAGGATAAAGCCGGTGAGGAAAACCTCTTAGACCTTTGTCGCATAGGGCTAAGACTCGGACAATGGCCGGTGTTGGAATCTGCATTGGAGGAGTTTTTGGAGCATAGGCCCGGGTCTGCGGCGGGACTGCGTCGGTTGGCTGAAGTGAAAGCCATACGAGGTCGTGAAGAGGAGGCACGCGCGTGTCTGGACAAGGCGGCCCTGATGGATAACCATGCGGTTTTTGCTGAAGCCAAAGGTTAG
- a CDS encoding hypothetical protein (Evidence 5 : Unknown function), with amino-acid sequence MTARLEINGMERSYPERTANLEELLLYVIQNDQAPSPLMVEIKVNGKHYDEDFRHQARLLSLNDLDLVEVITHDRESLVEDFLSQLPGHIEGIRSGIEQASECLRRPGSRLKGYDLVARSFEVLHSLAQHLYQVKAALAGQEEFPGGLWPWEDLVVTLDKVLAVQEAGCAEAIADVLEEEMLPQLARWHRHAATGFCARA; translated from the coding sequence ATGACAGCTAGACTGGAGATCAACGGCATGGAGCGCTCCTATCCGGAGAGGACAGCCAACCTGGAAGAACTGCTGTTATATGTCATCCAGAACGACCAGGCTCCATCACCCCTGATGGTAGAAATCAAGGTGAATGGTAAACACTATGATGAGGACTTTCGCCATCAGGCGCGTTTGCTTTCGCTAAACGATCTCGATCTGGTGGAGGTGATAACCCACGACCGTGAAAGTCTTGTCGAGGACTTCCTCTCGCAGTTGCCGGGACATATTGAAGGGATTCGAAGTGGCATCGAGCAGGCCTCAGAATGTTTGCGCAGGCCGGGGTCCCGCTTGAAGGGGTATGATCTGGTCGCAAGAAGCTTCGAAGTGCTGCATTCCTTGGCGCAGCATCTTTACCAAGTCAAAGCTGCGCTTGCCGGACAGGAGGAGTTTCCGGGGGGGCTATGGCCTTGGGAAGACCTGGTGGTGACGCTCGACAAAGTTCTGGCTGTGCAGGAGGCCGGCTGCGCCGAAGCGATAGCTGATGTCCTAGAGGAAGAAATGCTCCCGCAGCTTGCCCGGTGGCATCGACACGCTGCTACCGGGTTTTGCGCTAGAGCCTGA
- a CDS encoding hypothetical protein (Evidence 5 : Unknown function), producing MRMMERETLQSLIALGRVHLEAVHARDWGAVDEVLERKLDLYEKGCPIREEGLPPRDLQKIHELITIEKQIDSALRVSRSMLSDDLETVRSLHVCLRDLRKAARPSTRARLFLKG from the coding sequence ATGAGGATGATGGAACGGGAAACACTGCAAAGCCTTATCGCGTTGGGGCGGGTCCATTTGGAGGCTGTTCATGCACGGGACTGGGGTGCGGTCGATGAAGTCCTGGAGCGGAAGTTGGATCTTTATGAAAAAGGTTGCCCCATAAGGGAGGAAGGCCTGCCGCCGAGGGACTTGCAGAAGATCCATGAATTAATAACCATCGAAAAGCAAATCGATTCAGCGCTCAGGGTCAGTCGATCGATGCTATCGGATGATCTGGAAACGGTCCGGTCCTTACATGTTTGTCTGCGTGATCTTCGCAAAGCAGCTCGCCCATCGACACGTGCGCGCCTGTTTTTGAAGGGTTGA
- a CDS encoding hypothetical protein (Evidence 5 : Unknown function), whose protein sequence is MSGLISFTGMSSDQDFNTIIQALVEARRTARVAPLESWQSEWEAKIESIGTVDSALSAFYNTVRGMDRPGEFLIRTATSSNTGVVSATASSTAAEGNHSLVVGQLAQAETEAHCGIQNGILMHVGVADRTDPVNWSGSDRTFSYAYGGTTRIITVADSASLEDLQAAINGDAANPGVTAKITSVGGLDRLVLTETTPDGTKTILVDPDGDMTLDGSGDTVQFGASGFGQTVNASGTDQVFQIQYGTDDPVDIIVPTGTTLMGLRDLINASGAGINAYILDDGGTGSAASHLILTGRETGDGHTIVLSPSGGTTLDGSSDTEDFSATAGVFTETTAACNAQLRVDGYPFGAWIERSTNLITDILDGLTVTLKDVGTVTLTVGTDKEAMISKIEAFREAFNSVRMEVKDATAYNPETGEAGTLLGNYALQIIKSRLDSLISGTAPGFRDGLDSYCNLLQLGFYTDAVEGSDTQGLLLLDQDILSNALDDDSDAVAAVFSAYFGGMTDSSEIRFSSTLPTATPGLYEVEVDTDNERAHFKLENGDWGDWVNLSGGSGAYTLTGVSGPERGIAMSAFLPAGSGIHTTQLRLQNGVITELGHELENLLSSSGPLSNLENHYEDIIENVESRISQEERRLLLYEERLKQQYARLDSYINRMSGIINSLISFMDNNAKSSN, encoded by the coding sequence ATGTCAGGATTGATCAGCTTTACAGGGATGAGCAGTGATCAGGATTTCAATACGATCATCCAGGCCTTGGTGGAAGCCCGCCGCACAGCCCGGGTAGCCCCCCTGGAGAGTTGGCAATCGGAGTGGGAAGCCAAAATCGAGTCCATCGGCACGGTGGATTCGGCCCTGTCAGCTTTCTACAACACGGTACGAGGCATGGACCGCCCCGGGGAGTTCCTGATCCGCACGGCCACCTCGTCGAATACGGGGGTCGTATCGGCAACCGCCTCCAGCACCGCTGCTGAGGGCAATCACAGCCTCGTCGTGGGGCAACTGGCACAAGCCGAAACGGAAGCGCATTGCGGCATCCAGAACGGGATCCTGATGCACGTTGGAGTGGCGGATCGCACGGATCCAGTCAATTGGAGCGGCTCAGATAGAACCTTCTCCTACGCGTACGGCGGGACGACCCGCATTATCACGGTAGCCGATAGCGCAAGTCTTGAAGATCTACAGGCTGCAATCAACGGCGACGCTGCGAATCCGGGAGTCACCGCCAAAATCACGAGTGTCGGAGGGCTAGACCGTCTCGTGCTTACAGAGACTACTCCGGATGGAACGAAGACGATCCTCGTAGACCCAGACGGTGACATGACCCTGGACGGAAGCGGAGACACGGTGCAATTCGGCGCCTCCGGCTTTGGCCAGACGGTAAATGCCAGCGGTACAGACCAGGTCTTCCAAATCCAGTACGGGACAGATGACCCGGTCGATATCATCGTGCCGACCGGGACGACTCTCATGGGGCTGAGGGATCTCATCAATGCCTCGGGAGCCGGCATCAACGCCTACATCCTGGACGATGGCGGAACAGGCAGTGCCGCATCTCATTTGATTCTGACAGGCCGCGAAACGGGCGATGGGCATACCATCGTTCTCAGCCCGTCCGGAGGCACCACCCTCGACGGCAGCAGCGATACGGAGGATTTCAGCGCGACGGCAGGGGTCTTTACAGAAACAACCGCTGCCTGCAATGCCCAATTACGGGTGGACGGCTATCCGTTCGGGGCATGGATCGAGCGCTCGACAAACCTCATCACCGATATCCTTGACGGCCTGACGGTGACACTCAAAGATGTCGGAACCGTCACCTTGACCGTGGGCACCGACAAGGAAGCAATGATCTCCAAGATCGAAGCCTTCCGCGAGGCCTTCAACTCGGTCCGCATGGAAGTCAAGGACGCCACCGCTTATAACCCTGAAACCGGGGAGGCAGGCACCCTTCTGGGAAACTACGCGCTCCAGATCATCAAAAGCCGCCTGGACAGCCTGATCAGCGGCACTGCACCGGGTTTCCGGGACGGCCTCGACTCCTATTGCAACCTACTCCAATTGGGTTTTTACACCGACGCTGTCGAAGGCTCTGACACACAAGGATTGCTGCTTTTGGATCAGGACATCCTAAGCAACGCCCTCGACGACGACTCCGATGCCGTCGCGGCGGTCTTTTCAGCCTATTTTGGCGGAATGACCGACAGCAGCGAAATCCGGTTTTCAAGCACTCTCCCAACAGCCACACCGGGGCTTTACGAGGTAGAGGTGGACACCGACAATGAAAGAGCCCATTTCAAACTTGAAAACGGCGATTGGGGCGACTGGGTGAATCTCAGCGGCGGGAGTGGCGCATATACCCTTACAGGTGTTTCAGGGCCCGAACGCGGCATCGCCATGAGTGCATTTCTGCCAGCCGGGAGCGGAATCCATACAACGCAGTTGAGGCTGCAAAACGGCGTCATTACCGAACTGGGTCACGAACTGGAAAACCTTCTCAGCAGCAGTGGTCCTTTAAGCAACCTCGAAAATCATTACGAAGATATTATTGAAAACGTCGAAAGCCGGATTAGCCAGGAAGAACGCCGACTCTTGCTCTACGAGGAGCGACTCAAACAACAGTACGCACGCCTCGACAGCTATATCAACCGCATGAGTGGGATCATCAACTCCCTGATCAGTTTCATGGACAATAACGCTAAATCATCCAATTAG
- a CDS encoding Hpt protein, translating to MYKPYKAYMEADIHTSSPLKLVLMLYEGAITFLNKAVQYSEAGDIKNKNIYANKARDIVMELNNALNIDQGGELAQGLRRIYLFMNRHLIQANWRNDVRGLEEVRQMLSNLLEGWENAYLQVRGNGDAPRLHATGLQV from the coding sequence ATGTACAAACCATACAAAGCATATATGGAAGCCGACATCCACACCTCAAGCCCTTTGAAACTCGTTCTGATGCTTTACGAAGGGGCAATCACCTTTCTGAACAAGGCCGTCCAGTACAGTGAAGCGGGAGATATCAAGAACAAGAATATATACGCCAACAAGGCACGCGACATTGTGATGGAACTCAACAACGCCCTCAATATCGATCAGGGGGGAGAACTCGCACAAGGCCTGCGACGCATCTATCTCTTCATGAACCGGCATCTCATTCAGGCCAATTGGCGAAACGATGTTCGGGGTCTTGAAGAAGTGCGACAGATGCTCTCCAATCTGCTGGAAGGGTGGGAAAATGCCTATTTGCAGGTGCGAGGAAACGGCGACGCTCCTCGCCTGCATGCGACAGGTCTGCAGGTCTGA
- a CDS encoding Flagellin domain protein, with amino-acid sequence MALTIQNNIMALTAANNLARSYNGLSKSINRLSSGLRINGAADDAAGLAVRELMRSDVEVLNQGIRNANDAISMLQTMDGAASVIDEKLIRMKELAEQAATGTYSTDQRQIMHDEFAAMRDEIERIAQATEFNGTKMLDGTVAASATAQVMGVAEDQANLSAGTITVVSAFTAFESGETLTFSYKGHDGSLGTLTSVITSSDTGADLVSWLNANSATTGFVASWTSGEGLALTNQTAGASESEALFSDASGNTYVFSTSESDGSEGTDESYGSVTIHFGTGNDATEDYYSVQNQNMTASGLGIADLSIASQESAQAALETLDDAIIQKDEGRAHFGAMMNRLENTVTNLTIQSENIQAAESQISDVDVAFEMTNFMNLQVKAQAAIAMLAQANSLPQLATRLLG; translated from the coding sequence ATGGCACTTACCATTCAGAACAACATCATGGCCTTGACGGCCGCCAACAACTTGGCTCGGAGCTACAACGGCCTGAGCAAATCCATCAACCGCCTCTCCTCGGGTCTGCGCATCAACGGCGCCGCCGACGATGCCGCCGGGCTCGCCGTTCGGGAACTCATGCGGTCCGACGTCGAGGTCCTGAACCAAGGCATCCGCAACGCCAACGACGCTATCAGCATGCTCCAGACCATGGACGGCGCCGCCTCGGTCATCGACGAAAAACTGATCCGCATGAAGGAACTAGCCGAACAAGCTGCCACTGGGACTTACAGTACCGATCAGAGGCAGATCATGCACGATGAGTTCGCCGCCATGCGCGATGAAATCGAGCGGATCGCGCAGGCCACCGAATTCAACGGGACCAAGATGCTCGACGGGACCGTCGCCGCTTCTGCGACTGCCCAAGTGATGGGAGTCGCGGAAGATCAGGCTAATTTATCGGCAGGCACGATAACGGTTGTATCGGCATTCACGGCTTTCGAGTCGGGCGAAACGCTCACCTTTTCATACAAAGGTCATGACGGCAGCCTGGGCACATTGACTTCTGTCATAACAAGTTCCGACACGGGAGCGGATCTGGTGAGCTGGCTCAACGCCAATTCGGCCACCACGGGGTTCGTGGCAAGCTGGACAAGCGGTGAAGGTCTGGCCCTGACCAACCAGACTGCCGGTGCAAGCGAGTCGGAAGCCCTCTTTTCCGATGCGAGCGGAAACACGTATGTATTTTCCACCTCCGAATCCGACGGCAGCGAAGGGACTGATGAATCCTACGGTTCTGTAACGATCCACTTCGGAACCGGCAATGACGCCACGGAGGATTACTATTCAGTTCAAAATCAGAATATGACGGCCAGCGGACTGGGAATTGCTGATCTTAGCATCGCCTCGCAGGAAAGCGCTCAAGCTGCCCTGGAAACACTGGATGACGCAATCATTCAGAAAGACGAAGGCCGGGCCCATTTCGGCGCCATGATGAACCGGTTGGAAAATACCGTCACCAATCTGACCATCCAGTCCGAGAATATCCAGGCTGCAGAATCCCAGATCTCGGATGTAGATGTGGCTTTCGAAATGACCAATTTCATGAATCTGCAGGTGAAGGCTCAGGCCGCCATCGCCATGTTGGCCCAGGCAAACAGCCTGCCCCAACTGGCCACCCGGCTCCTGGGCTAG
- a CDS encoding hypothetical protein (Evidence 5 : Unknown function): MIFLLKSSQDLDDSPLNGVRKPSSFAMAPLRQTESVLNDTIMKEEVNGRDSAWHRVGVGSL; the protein is encoded by the coding sequence ATGATTTTTTTACTAAAGTCCTCCCAAGATTTGGACGATAGTCCTTTAAACGGCGTCAGAAAGCCTTCTTCGTTCGCTATGGCTCCGCTCAGACAAACGGAAAGCGTTCTGAATGATACAATCATGAAAGAGGAGGTGAACGGCAGGGATTCAGCTTGGCACCGGGTCGGAGTAGGCAGTTTATGA
- a CDS encoding Two component, sigma54 specific, transcriptional regulator, Fis family (fragment), giving the protein MIHRWPKKILVVDDESAICDLVVEFLSFKGYAVSSASKGYAGLRMFQQEDYDLVLLDIRMPEISGLDVLREIKRIRPTTAVIMLSAYGDAETIRTALTYGAAHYIEKPMALEGLLRTIQGLEKEREEV; this is encoded by the coding sequence ATGATACATCGATGGCCGAAAAAGATCCTGGTGGTCGACGACGAATCGGCTATCTGCGATCTGGTGGTGGAGTTTTTGAGCTTCAAAGGATATGCGGTATCGTCAGCGTCCAAGGGGTACGCCGGCCTCAGGATGTTCCAGCAAGAGGATTACGATCTCGTGCTGCTCGATATTCGGATGCCCGAGATCAGCGGCTTGGACGTTTTGAGGGAAATCAAGCGCATTCGGCCGACTACAGCGGTCATAATGTTGTCGGCATATGGAGATGCTGAGACAATCCGGACAGCCCTGACATATGGGGCCGCGCACTACATCGAAAAACCTATGGCGCTGGAAGGGTTGCTGAGGACTATCCAAGGCCTTGAGAAGGAGAGAGAGGAGGTGTAA
- a CDS encoding conserved hypothetical protein (Evidence 4 : Unknown function but conserved in other organisms) produces the protein MGWVFTSDAKPGMVLEQDALNRQGTLLLKSGRRLTEENIRMLKSWGVPKLWIETGDETAARAESPSSARSGRDRKTELSARFEGVLEHPAMVAIFEAVCKLERTRSRGIA, from the coding sequence TTGGGATGGGTTTTTACCTCTGATGCCAAGCCCGGTATGGTGCTTGAACAGGATGCTCTCAATCGTCAGGGGACGCTGCTCCTCAAAAGCGGGCGGCGGTTGACGGAGGAGAATATCAGAATGTTGAAATCTTGGGGAGTTCCGAAGCTCTGGATCGAAACAGGGGATGAAACCGCTGCCAGGGCCGAATCGCCGTCCTCTGCCCGAAGCGGAAGAGATCGCAAGACCGAATTGAGCGCCCGCTTCGAGGGGGTCTTGGAACACCCGGCCATGGTGGCCATTTTCGAGGCAGTCTGCAAACTGGAGCGAACGAGGTCCCGCGGTATAGCATGA